One genomic segment of Amycolatopsis sp. Hca4 includes these proteins:
- a CDS encoding 4Fe-4S dicluster domain-containing protein, giving the protein MSIENRLSGPLPDVAGEAGHTGHPPRVGFFTDTSVCIGCKACEVACKEWNNVPEDGLDLLGMSFDNTGALGANSWRHVAFIEQQRPLGAQSPGLDGLPTGPSAVDVTTAFVADELRQAPRGGGELGTSPLPRAPEDLGMPSFDLPGGKTGAEGRTDFRWLMASDVCKHCTHAGCLDVCPTGALFRTEFGTVVVQQDICNGCGYCVSGCPYGVIDRRPDDGRAQKCTLCYDRLHDGLEPACAKACPTDSIQFGELDELRERAARRVEALHERGVPEARLYGHDPSDGVGGGGAFFLLLDEPEVYGLPPDPVVPTRELPSMWKYAGMAASALLAAAAASFGRRRR; this is encoded by the coding sequence ATGAGCATCGAGAACCGGCTGTCCGGGCCACTGCCGGACGTCGCCGGCGAAGCCGGGCACACCGGGCACCCGCCGCGCGTCGGGTTCTTCACCGACACGTCGGTGTGCATCGGGTGCAAGGCCTGCGAAGTCGCCTGCAAGGAGTGGAACAACGTCCCCGAAGACGGGCTCGACCTGCTCGGGATGTCGTTCGACAACACCGGCGCGCTGGGCGCGAATTCGTGGCGGCACGTGGCCTTCATCGAGCAGCAGCGCCCGCTCGGCGCGCAGTCGCCGGGCCTCGACGGGCTGCCGACCGGACCGTCGGCGGTCGACGTGACGACCGCGTTCGTCGCCGACGAGCTGCGGCAGGCCCCGCGCGGCGGCGGCGAGCTGGGCACCTCTCCCCTGCCGCGGGCGCCCGAGGACCTGGGGATGCCGTCGTTCGACCTGCCGGGCGGGAAGACCGGCGCCGAGGGCCGCACCGACTTCCGCTGGCTGATGGCCTCGGACGTGTGCAAGCACTGCACCCACGCGGGCTGCCTCGACGTCTGCCCGACGGGCGCGCTGTTCCGCACCGAGTTCGGCACGGTCGTGGTGCAGCAGGACATCTGCAACGGCTGCGGCTACTGCGTTTCCGGCTGCCCGTACGGGGTGATCGACCGCCGTCCGGACGACGGCCGGGCCCAGAAGTGCACGCTCTGCTACGACCGGCTGCACGACGGCCTCGAGCCCGCGTGCGCCAAGGCCTGCCCGACCGACTCGATCCAGTTCGGCGAGCTGGACGAGCTGCGCGAGCGAGCGGCCCGCCGGGTCGAAGCCCTCCACGAACGCGGCGTCCCCGAGGCGCGGCTGTACGGCCACGACCCGTCCGACGGCGTCGGGGGCGGCGGCGCGTTCTTCCTGCTGCTGGACGAACCCGAGGTCTACGGGCTGCCGCCGGACCCGGTGGTGCCCACCCGCGAGCTGCCGTCGATGTGGAAGTACGCCGGGATGGCGGCCTCGGCCCTGCTCGCGGCCGCGGCCGCGTCGTTCGGACGGCGGCGCCGGTGA
- a CDS encoding STAS domain-containing protein, which produces MLDQIAAPQFRVDVPSAMTMSVTATAEATTVAIRGEIDLPVLHRLRTRLGEELDLAPRALVLDLSQVSFCGAGAITELLVAASEAHVSGVPFAIAARQRAVLRPIRVLELDRVLPIHRTVEAALAWLAVLPRLRNSARG; this is translated from the coding sequence GTGCTCGACCAGATCGCCGCTCCGCAGTTCCGCGTCGACGTCCCGTCCGCGATGACGATGAGCGTGACCGCCACGGCGGAGGCGACGACCGTCGCGATCCGCGGCGAGATCGACCTGCCGGTCCTGCACCGGCTCCGGACCCGGCTCGGCGAGGAGCTCGACCTCGCCCCGCGGGCCCTCGTGCTGGATCTGTCCCAGGTGTCGTTCTGCGGCGCGGGAGCGATCACGGAGCTGCTGGTGGCGGCTTCGGAGGCGCACGTGAGCGGCGTGCCGTTCGCGATCGCGGCGCGGCAGCGTGCGGTGCTGCGGCCGATCCGGGTGCTGGAGCTGGACCGGGTGCTGCCCATCCACCGGACCGTCGAGGCGGCGCTGGCGTGGCTGGCGGTGCTGCCGCGGTTGCGGAACAGCGCGCGCGGCTGA
- a CDS encoding protein kinase: MALEEQLVNGRYRLLGHLGRGAMSLVWRARDERLDRVVAVKQFLHDPGAGGDVCERAIREARLASRLRHPHAVAVHDVFEDAGSMYLVMEYVPARSLSEVLVERGPLPRCDVLRLGRQIGAALAAAHGDWILHRDVTPNNVLVTDDGVARITDFGVSRALGEHPAADEGVVVGTLPYLAPEVARGGEAGLPSDVYSLGATLYTALEGTPPFGTSDDPITLLRRITENQLTPPPHGGPLTPVLMRMLERDPAARPSMQEAVDLLAAVGKPVPAPPRRSRLRRVAVTGAAACLTSVSVAAGLALADRPGTTTAAPIERPPTTVTTDHTVSSTTTASAPATGGPARHPAAATPSTASGCTARYEVTNAWPGGAQAQVTVHNDRPTRLTGWTVTWDQPDGAGIRDLWNGTLSQTGSAVTVTDAGWNALVEPDGSASFGLNQDITSGRAVVPVLSCHTN, from the coding sequence GTGGCTCTCGAGGAACAGCTCGTCAACGGGCGGTACCGGCTACTGGGGCACCTCGGCCGCGGCGCGATGAGCCTGGTGTGGCGGGCCAGGGACGAGCGGCTGGACCGCGTCGTGGCCGTCAAGCAGTTCCTGCACGACCCGGGCGCGGGCGGCGACGTCTGCGAACGGGCGATCCGCGAGGCCCGGCTCGCCTCCCGGTTGCGGCACCCGCACGCGGTCGCCGTCCACGACGTGTTCGAGGACGCCGGCTCGATGTACCTCGTCATGGAGTACGTGCCCGCCCGCTCGCTGAGCGAGGTCCTCGTCGAACGCGGGCCGCTGCCCCGCTGCGACGTGCTGCGGCTCGGGCGGCAGATCGGGGCGGCGCTGGCCGCCGCGCACGGCGACTGGATCCTGCACCGGGACGTCACGCCCAACAACGTGCTCGTCACCGACGACGGCGTCGCCCGGATCACCGACTTCGGCGTCTCGCGCGCGCTCGGCGAGCACCCGGCCGCCGACGAAGGCGTCGTCGTCGGCACCCTCCCCTACCTGGCCCCGGAAGTCGCCCGCGGCGGCGAGGCCGGCCTGCCGTCCGACGTCTATTCGCTCGGCGCCACGCTCTACACCGCCCTGGAGGGCACGCCGCCGTTCGGCACCAGCGACGACCCGATCACGCTGCTGCGGCGGATCACCGAGAACCAGCTCACCCCGCCCCCGCACGGCGGGCCGCTGACCCCGGTGCTGATGCGGATGCTCGAACGCGATCCGGCCGCGCGCCCGTCGATGCAGGAGGCGGTGGACCTGCTGGCCGCCGTCGGCAAGCCGGTTCCGGCGCCGCCCCGCCGGTCCCGGCTCCGCCGCGTCGCGGTGACCGGGGCCGCCGCCTGCCTGACGTCGGTGAGCGTGGCGGCCGGTCTCGCCCTCGCCGACCGGCCGGGAACCACCACCGCGGCGCCCATCGAGCGGCCACCGACGACGGTCACCACCGACCACACCGTCAGCAGCACCACGACGGCGTCCGCCCCGGCGACCGGAGGCCCGGCCCGGCACCCGGCGGCGGCCACGCCGTCCACCGCGTCCGGGTGCACCGCGCGCTACGAGGTCACGAACGCCTGGCCGGGTGGCGCCCAGGCGCAGGTGACCGTGCACAACGACCGGCCGACGCGGCTCACCGGGTGGACGGTGACCTGGGACCAGCCCGACGGGGCCGGCATCCGGGACCTCTGGAACGGCACCCTGAGCCAGACCGGCTCGGCGGTGACCGTCACCGACGCGGGCTGGAACGCCCTCGTCGAGCCGGACGGGTCGGCTTCGTTCGGGCTGAACCAGGACATCACGAGCGGCCGGGCGGTCGTCCCGGTCCTCAGCTGCCACACCAACTGA
- the nrfD gene encoding NrfD/PsrC family molybdoenzyme membrane anchor subunit codes for MTPREPRSDAGAADTRARVFGGRRKRGGSAEELMVPRAEFRSYYGRPVLKPPVWEWKVPAYLFTGGLAAGTSLLAAGADLTGRPALRRVGRTGSLAALLASVYLLVADLGRPERFHHMLRVAKPTSPMSVGTWILSAFGPGMGVAAAAEVLPAGLRRSLPGRLLRAVARPAGLSSAVVAPAVASYTAVLLSQTAVPAWHEAHAELPFVFTGSAAASSGGFAMVLVPVEEAGPARTLAALGAATELVASKVLEKRLGLTAEAYTTGKAHGLRKWSERLTAAGLAGALFGHRSRAVSVAAGTALFAGSALQRFGVFEAGVESTKDPKYVVVPQRQRANRR; via the coding sequence GTGACGCCGCGCGAACCCCGCAGCGACGCGGGAGCCGCCGACACCCGCGCCCGCGTCTTCGGCGGCCGCCGCAAGCGCGGTGGCTCCGCGGAAGAGCTCATGGTGCCCCGCGCCGAGTTCCGCTCCTACTACGGGCGGCCCGTTCTCAAGCCGCCCGTCTGGGAGTGGAAGGTCCCCGCCTACCTGTTCACCGGCGGGCTCGCCGCGGGCACGTCGCTGCTGGCCGCCGGGGCCGACCTCACCGGGCGGCCCGCGCTGCGCCGGGTGGGCCGCACCGGCTCGCTCGCCGCGCTGCTCGCCAGCGTCTACCTGCTGGTCGCCGACCTCGGGCGGCCGGAACGGTTCCACCACATGCTGCGCGTCGCGAAACCGACGTCGCCGATGAGCGTCGGCACCTGGATCCTGAGCGCGTTCGGCCCGGGCATGGGCGTCGCCGCGGCCGCCGAGGTGCTGCCCGCCGGGCTGCGGCGTTCCCTGCCCGGGCGGCTCCTGCGTGCGGTGGCCCGGCCCGCCGGGCTGTCGTCGGCGGTCGTCGCCCCGGCGGTGGCGTCCTACACGGCGGTGCTCCTGTCGCAGACGGCGGTGCCTGCCTGGCACGAGGCGCACGCGGAACTGCCCTTCGTGTTCACCGGCTCGGCGGCGGCGAGCTCCGGCGGGTTCGCGATGGTGCTGGTCCCGGTCGAGGAGGCGGGCCCGGCCCGCACGCTGGCGGCCCTCGGCGCGGCGACCGAACTGGTGGCGTCGAAGGTGCTGGAGAAGCGGCTCGGCCTCACGGCGGAGGCGTACACGACGGGCAAAGCGCACGGGCTGCGGAAGTGGTCGGAACGCCTGACGGCGGCCGGTCTGGCCGGCGCGCTGTTCGGGCACCGCAGCCGCGCGGTGTCGGTGGCCGCCGGGACCGCCCTGTTCGCCGGCAGTGCGTTGCAGCGCTTCGGCGTGTTCGAAGCGGGCGTCGAGTCCACAAAGGACCCGAAGTACGTGGTCGTGCCGCAGCGGCAGCGCGCGAACCGGCGGTGA
- a CDS encoding serine/threonine-protein kinase — translation MHEGAVIAGRYRVLGRAGHGAMGAVWRAKDERLDRLVAIKQLFPESPADPAATRARTIREARVTARLRHPHAVVVHDVVEQGGAAYITMEYLPARTLTALIEEYGPLVPEYVAELGAQLASALAAAHAEGVVHRDISPNNVLITTDGSAKITDFGVAHARGEGTATGRGLFVGTPAYLAPEVAEGEEPGFPSDVYSLGATLYTALEGQPPSGTDENQLALLKRVGAGTVTPPVTSGPVTDAILRLLHRDPAARPAMAGAARLLTRATAPGVVPAPAPVDSAPPVRRRRSRAAFAGTALVLTAAAAVVAATAVPADREPTSAAAQLASAPSTTPPSTAPPTASRTTGPAACAARYQVVKTWNGGFQGLVTVRNSGRAEVTGWTVSWTNPAGTSIDDLWNGTLARTGATSAIANAEWNAVLRPGESTTFGFVALARGGNRGMPVTDCRPRE, via the coding sequence GTGCACGAAGGGGCAGTGATCGCCGGCCGGTACCGCGTGCTCGGCCGGGCGGGTCACGGCGCGATGGGGGCCGTGTGGCGGGCGAAGGACGAACGGCTCGACCGCCTGGTGGCGATCAAGCAGCTGTTCCCCGAGTCCCCCGCCGATCCGGCGGCCACCCGCGCCCGGACGATCCGCGAGGCCCGGGTCACCGCCCGGCTGCGCCACCCGCACGCGGTCGTCGTCCACGACGTCGTCGAGCAGGGCGGCGCGGCCTACATCACGATGGAGTACCTGCCCGCACGCACGCTCACCGCCCTCATCGAGGAGTACGGCCCGCTGGTGCCGGAGTACGTGGCCGAGCTGGGTGCCCAGCTCGCGTCGGCGCTGGCCGCGGCGCACGCGGAAGGCGTCGTGCACCGCGACATCAGCCCCAACAACGTCCTGATCACCACCGACGGCTCGGCGAAGATCACCGACTTCGGGGTGGCCCACGCGCGCGGGGAGGGCACCGCCACCGGCCGCGGGCTGTTCGTCGGCACGCCGGCCTACCTCGCGCCGGAGGTCGCCGAAGGCGAAGAACCCGGCTTCCCGTCCGACGTCTATTCACTCGGCGCGACGCTCTACACCGCGCTCGAAGGGCAGCCGCCGTCCGGAACCGACGAGAACCAGCTCGCCCTGCTCAAACGGGTCGGCGCCGGCACCGTCACCCCGCCCGTCACCAGCGGCCCGGTCACCGACGCGATCCTCCGGTTGCTGCACCGGGATCCGGCCGCCCGGCCCGCGATGGCCGGGGCGGCCCGGCTGCTGACCCGCGCCACCGCACCCGGCGTGGTGCCCGCGCCCGCCCCGGTGGACAGCGCGCCGCCGGTCCGCCGTCGCCGGTCCCGCGCGGCCTTCGCCGGGACGGCGCTGGTGCTGACCGCGGCGGCCGCCGTGGTGGCGGCGACCGCGGTCCCCGCCGACCGGGAGCCCACGAGCGCGGCGGCCCAGCTCGCGTCGGCGCCGTCCACGACACCGCCGTCCACGGCACCGCCGACCGCGTCCCGGACCACGGGCCCCGCGGCCTGCGCCGCGCGCTACCAGGTGGTGAAGACGTGGAACGGCGGTTTCCAGGGGCTGGTGACCGTCCGCAACAGCGGGCGGGCCGAGGTCACCGGGTGGACGGTCAGCTGGACCAACCCGGCCGGGACGAGCATCGACGACCTCTGGAACGGCACGCTGGCGCGGACCGGCGCCACCTCGGCGATCGCGAACGCCGAGTGGAATGCGGTGCTCAGGCCGGGCGAATCGACCACCTTCGGCTTCGTCGCGCTGGCCCGCGGCGGCAACCGCGGGATGCCGGTGACCGACTGCCGTCCCCGCGAATGA
- a CDS encoding LacI family DNA-binding transcriptional regulator — protein MFLEKVLTTMTNFRDAADEPPGGGRGAVTITDVANAAGVSASTVSYVITGKRTISPATRRRVEETIRALGYRRRGGSPSPRAGVLAVAVPPLGDRQLGMEMEFFSAAAGAARESGFDLLLVTDDDGTSGLHRVTSAALADAVIVLDAGDDDPRVPVLLASGRPAVLVGAPGQHRGLASVALDFGPAGVACLTHLAGLGHRSVAHLGPSVSPPGPRLRYLKGFVDSFGAAAAKHGVKAISHHLSPKGRAAGAPSAEEVARGLNKLLTAGGPTALVVHDEAALPLVLGTLRQRGRQVPGDISVVAVCSETVAGRQRIRPAAVLVPAAELGVLSVRLAVGQLDGGPPEPATVVPAFVTGESTAAAVAVREGARLSGA, from the coding sequence ATGTTCCTCGAGAAAGTCCTCACGACGATGACGAATTTCCGCGACGCGGCGGACGAACCGCCCGGCGGCGGCCGCGGCGCGGTGACGATCACCGACGTGGCGAACGCGGCCGGCGTCTCGGCGAGCACGGTGTCCTACGTGATCACCGGCAAGCGGACGATCTCCCCGGCCACCCGGCGCCGGGTCGAGGAAACCATCCGCGCCCTCGGCTACCGGCGCCGCGGCGGCTCGCCGTCGCCCCGGGCCGGCGTCCTCGCGGTGGCGGTGCCGCCGCTGGGCGACCGGCAGCTGGGCATGGAGATGGAGTTCTTCTCCGCGGCGGCGGGCGCGGCCCGCGAATCCGGCTTCGACCTGCTGCTGGTCACCGACGACGACGGCACGTCGGGCCTGCACCGGGTGACGTCGGCGGCGCTGGCCGACGCGGTGATCGTGCTGGACGCCGGCGACGACGACCCGCGGGTGCCGGTCCTGCTGGCCTCCGGCCGCCCCGCGGTGCTGGTCGGCGCGCCGGGACAGCACCGCGGGCTGGCGTCGGTGGCGCTCGACTTCGGACCGGCCGGGGTGGCCTGCCTGACCCACCTCGCCGGCCTCGGCCACCGGTCGGTCGCCCACCTCGGCCCGTCGGTCTCGCCGCCCGGCCCCCGGCTCCGGTACCTGAAGGGCTTCGTCGACAGCTTCGGCGCGGCCGCGGCCAAGCACGGTGTGAAAGCGATTTCCCACCACCTTTCCCCGAAGGGCCGGGCGGCGGGCGCGCCGTCGGCCGAAGAGGTCGCCCGCGGCCTTAACAAGCTGCTCACCGCCGGTGGCCCGACCGCGCTGGTCGTGCACGACGAGGCGGCGCTGCCGCTGGTGCTGGGCACCCTCCGGCAGCGCGGCAGGCAGGTCCCCGGTGACATCTCCGTCGTCGCGGTCTGCTCGGAAACCGTGGCGGGCCGGCAGCGGATCCGGCCGGCCGCGGTGCTCGTCCCGGCCGCCGAGCTGGGAGTGCTGTCGGTCCGGCTGGCGGTGGGCCAGCTCGACGGCGGACCGCCCGAGCCCGCCACGGTGGTCCCCGCGTTCGTCACCGGGGAAAGCACCGCGGCGGCCGTCGCCGTCCGTGAAGGGGCGCGCCTGTCCGGCGCGTGA
- a CDS encoding substrate-binding domain-containing protein, protein MLASERHQLILSLVREHGAVRLTELVARLGVTAVTVRRDVTELADRGLLTRVHGGVTLTRPRGSHPEPGRAASVFGHVAPGALVGMVAPSVEYYWPTVVQGAQSTVAGAGGRLVLRASSYDAAEDRRQIGKLLDRGVQTLLVAPATSGRGALDLLRWLGSLSVPVVLVERLPPPELPTLALDAATTAHALGAGLAVRHLVSLGHQAVGLVTSRSSPTSRALRAGWRDAIGSLGLDAGAALDLDVPVYGSPGWAGEYDTLLARCRRAGVGALLVHADREAIGLIERARDGGVAVPGELAVVSYDDEVAAASDPPLTAVCPQKHRLGAVAAELALARLTDTAERPVHRLQLWPTLVVRESCGGKAGSAPR, encoded by the coding sequence ATGCTCGCCTCCGAACGGCACCAGCTGATCCTTTCGCTGGTCCGCGAACACGGCGCGGTCCGGCTCACGGAGCTGGTGGCGCGGCTGGGCGTCACCGCGGTCACCGTGCGCAGGGACGTCACCGAGCTCGCCGACCGCGGGCTGCTGACCCGGGTGCACGGCGGGGTCACGCTGACCCGGCCGCGCGGCAGCCACCCCGAACCCGGGCGAGCGGCGTCGGTGTTCGGCCACGTGGCACCCGGCGCGCTCGTCGGCATGGTCGCGCCGTCGGTGGAGTACTACTGGCCGACGGTCGTCCAAGGTGCACAGTCCACAGTGGCCGGTGCGGGCGGCAGGCTCGTGCTGCGGGCGTCCAGCTACGACGCGGCGGAGGACCGCCGCCAGATCGGCAAGCTCCTCGACCGCGGGGTGCAGACGCTGCTGGTCGCCCCGGCCACCAGCGGCCGCGGCGCGCTGGACCTGCTGCGCTGGTTGGGCTCACTGAGCGTCCCGGTGGTCCTGGTCGAGCGCCTGCCCCCGCCGGAGCTGCCGACGCTCGCCCTGGACGCGGCCACGACGGCGCACGCGCTCGGCGCGGGACTCGCCGTCCGGCACCTGGTTTCCCTGGGGCACCAAGCGGTCGGGCTGGTGACGTCGCGGTCCAGCCCCACGAGCCGGGCGCTGCGGGCCGGCTGGCGCGACGCGATCGGTTCACTGGGGTTGGACGCGGGCGCGGCACTGGACCTCGACGTGCCGGTGTACGGCTCGCCGGGCTGGGCGGGGGAGTACGACACGCTGCTGGCGCGCTGCCGCCGGGCCGGCGTCGGCGCGCTGCTCGTGCACGCCGACCGCGAAGCCATCGGCCTGATCGAACGGGCCCGCGACGGCGGTGTCGCCGTACCCGGCGAGCTGGCGGTGGTCTCCTACGACGACGAAGTGGCGGCGGCCTCGGACCCGCCGCTGACGGCGGTGTGCCCGCAGAAGCACCGGCTCGGCGCGGTGGCCGCCGAGCTCGCACTGGCCCGGCTCACCGACACGGCCGAGCGGCCGGTGCACCGGCTCCAGCTGTGGCCGACGCTCGTGGTGCGCGAATCCTGCGGGGGTAAAGCGGGATCCGCGCCGCGGTGA